In Thermococcus sp. M39, the following are encoded in one genomic region:
- a CDS encoding UvrD-helicase domain-containing protein translates to MRKIAVIGPPGTGKTSHLLSIIKYLTNTNLTKEDEQMAQKILRDSGELRGKYRRENILFLTFTTSAQNEAIKRITGNNNYTVRDSRRGWAKQIRTVHSLCWTLIKEGNQKKLEMAETEYERVYFAREASMLSKTGSLFGKLSPIAKFCKEKGIPYDRRGEKQELGNLFETIYTYAVNSITEIYKSRLCIGDAVKVDALIETLQELAKDNPEFKYIKREYIPILQALIKKYTEWKVKNEVIDYPDTILRAFLEGYALEDSETFRNVRVMIIDEAQDLSRLQWALVRQLIGTADLDLVIVAGDPLQSIYSFQAADFYDFIHFILDAEKHVLDESYRLTEEIQKASLTLVAEQIRFLREVGIHYKFKARGRGGKVKKIEVLGEGEEVIREIVEAISGEVVSHIDSGKTVFILTRTNDVARRIEKEFYRLGITVKKIKNAKSLYEEIEDIIRIADAIKNFENYSFDERVELLDYDSIKRFLSFTVFADLLKKEDIEKKEENRKHVLNLFISAVERHSVNFSAIELVFAPVHLDYQEQDAVKKVLAVTPKNIVALLKDFLENPYHYIDFSRVSAKIGKEPAELMRDYVEGKFKIILTTDRLFVDTMHASKGSEADVVFVIDYVNPIKLVKAFADFELRREEERVYYVAMTRAREKLVIVTTGPETSFLNRASFVLSESSSQLAKAEA, encoded by the coding sequence ATGAGAAAGATTGCAGTGATCGGTCCTCCGGGAACAGGAAAAACGAGCCACCTGCTTTCAATTATCAAATACCTTACAAACACGAACTTGACGAAAGAAGATGAGCAGATGGCTCAAAAGATATTAAGGGACAGCGGAGAGCTCAGGGGTAAATACAGGCGGGAGAACATACTATTCCTCACTTTTACGACATCGGCACAAAATGAAGCCATCAAGAGAATCACTGGGAATAATAATTACACGGTTAGGGACAGCAGGAGGGGCTGGGCAAAGCAGATAAGGACTGTCCATTCTCTCTGCTGGACGTTAATAAAGGAAGGCAACCAGAAGAAGCTTGAGATGGCAGAAACAGAATACGAAAGAGTGTACTTTGCGAGGGAAGCCTCCATGCTCTCCAAAACAGGGAGTTTGTTTGGAAAGCTTAGCCCAATCGCAAAATTCTGCAAGGAGAAAGGCATTCCCTACGATCGCAGAGGAGAAAAGCAAGAGCTGGGCAATCTCTTTGAGACAATTTACACCTATGCTGTGAACTCGATAACAGAAATTTATAAGAGTAGGCTGTGCATTGGTGATGCAGTGAAGGTTGACGCCCTGATAGAAACGCTCCAAGAACTTGCAAAAGACAACCCCGAGTTCAAGTACATAAAAAGGGAATACATCCCAATCCTGCAGGCTTTGATCAAGAAATACACCGAGTGGAAGGTCAAAAACGAGGTGATTGACTACCCAGACACAATACTGAGGGCATTCCTTGAGGGCTACGCTTTGGAAGACAGCGAAACGTTCAGAAACGTCAGGGTTATGATAATTGATGAAGCCCAAGATTTGTCAAGGCTGCAGTGGGCGCTCGTAAGACAGCTGATTGGAACTGCCGATCTAGACCTTGTAATTGTCGCAGGAGATCCCTTACAGAGCATTTATTCCTTCCAGGCCGCTGATTTTTACGACTTCATACACTTTATACTTGATGCGGAAAAACACGTTCTGGATGAGTCTTACAGGCTGACTGAAGAGATACAAAAGGCGAGCTTAACCTTGGTCGCGGAGCAAATTAGATTCCTTAGAGAGGTTGGCATACACTACAAGTTCAAAGCTAGGGGGAGGGGCGGGAAGGTTAAGAAGATTGAAGTATTAGGTGAAGGGGAAGAAGTCATCAGGGAAATCGTTGAGGCGATAAGCGGTGAAGTTGTTTCTCACATTGATAGCGGGAAGACAGTCTTCATCTTGACTAGGACGAATGATGTTGCGAGGAGGATTGAGAAAGAATTCTACCGGCTGGGCATTACCGTGAAGAAGATAAAGAACGCGAAGAGTCTCTATGAAGAAATAGAGGACATCATCAGGATTGCCGATGCCATCAAGAACTTCGAGAATTACTCTTTTGATGAGCGGGTTGAGCTGTTGGATTACGACAGCATTAAGAGGTTCCTCAGCTTTACGGTATTTGCAGACCTGCTCAAGAAGGAAGACATCGAAAAGAAGGAAGAAAACAGAAAGCACGTATTGAACCTTTTCATCTCGGCAGTAGAAAGGCACAGCGTGAATTTTTCTGCCATTGAACTGGTGTTTGCACCGGTCCACTTGGACTATCAGGAGCAGGATGCAGTAAAGAAGGTTCTCGCGGTGACTCCGAAGAATATAGTTGCCCTGCTGAAGGACTTTCTCGAAAATCCCTACCATTACATAGACTTCTCCCGAGTTAGTGCTAAGATAGGAAAAGAGCCGGCCGAACTGATGAGGGATTACGTGGAGGGCAAGTTCAAGATCATCCTGACAACTGATAGACTTTTTGTGGACACTATGCACGCTTCGAAAGGTTCTGAAGCGGATGTCGTCTTTGTAATAGATTACGTGAATCCTATCAAGCTTGTGAAGGCGTTTGCCGACTTTGAGCTAAGAAGAGAGGAGGAGAGGGTGTATTACGTTGCAATGACGAGGGCAAGGGAGAAACTTGTTATAGTGACAACAGGCCCGGAGACGAGCTTTTTGAATCGTGCAAGCTTTGTCCTGTCGGAATCCTCATCACAACTCGCAAAGGCTGAAGCTTAG
- a CDS encoding ATP-binding protein, producing the protein MSIFRTKLGGCAVMNGQSTSGFFPSKPFSDPSKLHGKGHKKAFYDSLELLKRGQDIVILGPRAIGKTSLAKCLGKAYSLDNSTVAVYLNLAGIKDMKNLSKHMKGAIVSLYSRLSGKKTKSIRNVSVIIAPKFPKAPWLEFFRLQLGLSTASDNLMDKLPEDFSQLVLLLPDNALVIFDEVQEMKQRKKFQEGLWRALNEREDVRFIFTGSFSGVVKELLSRGRQARMYYRNPRKVYLWPWDERDVLLYLQNGYIMCRKVYPQKFTVPNDLELAWEASKVYEKLGGIPGIISTYANYRCPPYNYSVEKAIEEAIGDAVEKARAELENIIKSRKSPCTYAKVIASLSQGPTNWSYIAKSTGLGDGSVQEVLEVLSKEFFIVIRQEKGGYRLINAVYETAAKEINIKKFCKD; encoded by the coding sequence ATGTCCATCTTTAGAACTAAACTTGGAGGTTGTGCTGTTATGAACGGGCAATCAACAAGTGGATTCTTCCCTAGCAAACCATTTTCAGACCCAAGCAAACTTCATGGCAAAGGCCATAAAAAAGCATTCTATGATTCCCTCGAGCTTCTTAAAAGAGGGCAGGATATTGTTATCCTCGGCCCTCGCGCAATTGGTAAAACAAGCTTAGCAAAATGTCTGGGGAAAGCTTATTCACTGGACAATTCAACTGTCGCAGTTTATCTTAATCTTGCAGGTATCAAGGACATGAAGAATTTATCAAAACACATGAAAGGGGCAATTGTATCCCTTTACAGCAGGCTTTCAGGGAAGAAAACAAAGTCAATAAGAAATGTAAGTGTTATCATAGCGCCCAAATTTCCAAAAGCTCCATGGTTGGAATTTTTCAGATTACAACTTGGTTTATCCACGGCTTCTGATAACCTAATGGACAAGTTACCGGAAGACTTTTCACAGCTTGTCTTGCTTCTCCCTGATAATGCCTTGGTCATCTTTGATGAGGTCCAAGAGATGAAGCAGAGAAAGAAGTTTCAAGAGGGTCTTTGGAGAGCACTTAACGAGCGAGAAGATGTTAGATTCATTTTCACAGGTTCATTTTCCGGCGTTGTCAAGGAACTCCTCTCAAGAGGTCGTCAAGCAAGAATGTATTACCGTAACCCACGTAAGGTTTACCTTTGGCCGTGGGATGAGAGAGATGTGCTCCTCTACCTACAAAACGGGTACATTATGTGTAGGAAAGTATATCCCCAAAAGTTCACAGTACCTAATGATCTTGAGCTTGCGTGGGAGGCTTCAAAAGTTTACGAGAAGCTTGGAGGAATTCCAGGTATAATCTCTACATATGCCAATTATCGCTGTCCTCCCTACAACTACTCTGTTGAAAAGGCAATTGAAGAAGCAATTGGTGATGCTGTTGAAAAAGCTCGCGCCGAGCTTGAGAATATTATTAAGTCCCGAAAAAGTCCATGCACATACGCTAAGGTTATTGCATCCCTCTCTCAAGGACCTACAAACTGGAGTTACATTGCCAAATCTACAGGGCTTGGGGATGGCTCAGTGCAGGAGGTCCTAGAGGTGCTAAGCAAAGAGTTTTTTATTGTAATCAGACAAGAAAAAGGAGGTTACAGATTAATAAACGCTGTTTATGAAACAGCGGCCAAAGAAATTAACATTAAGAAGTTTTGTAAGGATTAG